From Candidatus Krumholzibacteriia bacterium, a single genomic window includes:
- a CDS encoding YraN family protein, protein MLSPGRQGEEIAACYLELQGCAVLQRNVRHAEVEIDLLGREGRCLVLVEVKLRTDGLVPARDALSRRQEQRLLRAAQALLARHPWAEQVRIDLIAIDHERRAGRLQLEHWRGVLPRSW, encoded by the coding sequence ATGCTTTCGCCGGGCCGACAGGGCGAGGAGATCGCCGCCTGCTACCTGGAGCTGCAAGGTTGCGCGGTGCTGCAGCGCAACGTCCGGCACGCCGAGGTGGAAATCGACTTGCTCGGGCGCGAGGGGCGCTGTCTCGTCCTGGTGGAGGTGAAGCTGCGGACCGACGGCCTCGTTCCGGCGCGGGACGCACTCTCGCGCCGGCAGGAACAGCGTCTTCTCCGCGCCGCGCAAGCCCTGCTGGCGCGCCACCCTTGGGCGGAGCAGGTGCGGATCGATCTCATCGCCATCGACCACGAGCGTCGCGCCGGCCGGTTGCAGCTCGAGCACTGGCGCGGCGTGCTGCCGCGCTCGTGGTGA
- a CDS encoding ribonuclease HII yields the protein MEAGVLARQRRFQRLQAFDHDVDPTAWEQGRLAGVDEAGVGPLAGPVVAAAVILPASFDLPELYDSKQMTAAARRRCESAIRAGAIAFALARVSPRCIDRLNILNAMLRAQARALAALSVQPWTVLVDGNREPRLPAGWSTRLRTLVRGDSTSLAVAAASVLAKCARDRAMRRLDQRYPGYGFAQHKGYATEAHVQALRQLGLSPVHRRGFCGFLAAEALQARQGTFPWAEAPSRRGHPV from the coding sequence GTGGAGGCTGGGGTCCTGGCGCGCCAGCGGCGCTTCCAGCGCTTGCAGGCCTTCGACCACGACGTGGACCCCACGGCGTGGGAGCAGGGCCGGTTGGCGGGCGTGGACGAAGCGGGTGTGGGCCCCCTCGCCGGTCCCGTGGTGGCGGCTGCGGTCATCCTCCCCGCCAGCTTCGACCTTCCCGAACTCTACGATTCCAAACAGATGACGGCGGCGGCGCGGCGGCGGTGCGAAAGCGCCATCCGTGCCGGCGCCATCGCCTTTGCCCTGGCGCGGGTGTCGCCGCGCTGCATCGATCGCCTCAATATCCTGAATGCCATGCTGCGGGCCCAGGCCCGCGCCCTCGCGGCGCTCTCGGTGCAACCCTGGACCGTGCTCGTGGATGGCAATCGCGAGCCCCGCTTGCCCGCGGGCTGGAGCACGCGCCTTCGCACTCTCGTGCGCGGCGACAGCACCTCGCTCGCCGTCGCCGCCGCGTCGGTGCTCGCCAAGTGTGCCCGGGATCGCGCGATGCGCCGGCTCGACCAGCGCTACCCAGGCTACGGCTTCGCGCAACACAAGGGCTACGCGACGGAAGCGCACGTGCAGGCGTTGCGCCAGCTCGGCTTGTCACCGGTGCACCGGCGCGGCTTCTGTGGTTTCCTCGCAGCAGAAGCCCTGCAGGCCCGTCAGGGCACCTTCCCCTGGGCAGAAGCCCCATCCCGGCGCGGACACCCAGTGTGA
- the rplS gene encoding 50S ribosomal protein L19 encodes MKIVEALEAKQMKEATPAFEVGDTVRVQVKVVEGNKERLQPFQGVVIQKANTRNRATFTVRKVSAGIGVERVFPLHSPNIAEVRVVRRGKVRRARLYYLRGRKGKAARIREQREESE; translated from the coding sequence ATGAAGATCGTCGAGGCCCTCGAGGCCAAGCAGATGAAGGAAGCCACTCCGGCCTTCGAGGTGGGTGACACGGTGCGCGTGCAGGTCAAGGTCGTGGAGGGCAACAAGGAACGCTTGCAGCCCTTCCAGGGCGTCGTCATCCAGAAAGCGAACACGCGCAACCGCGCCACCTTCACGGTGCGCAAGGTGAGCGCCGGGATCGGCGTCGAGCGCGTCTTCCCGCTGCACTCGCCCAACATCGCCGAGGTGCGCGTGGTGCGCCGCGGCAAAGTGCGCCGGGCACGCTTGTACTACCTGCGCGGTCGCAAGGGCAAAGCAGCCCGTATCCGGGAGCAGCGCGAGGAGAGCGAGTAG
- the trmD gene encoding tRNA (guanosine(37)-N1)-methyltransferase TrmD, translating to MRISIVTLFPDFFTSPLGAGLIHRARAQGLVQFRFANPRDWSRDRHKSVDDYAYGGGPGMILRPEPLVEAVENLTGPGNPRQLPVLLLSPQGPTLTQSKAAALAQLPEVVFVCGRYKGMDERVRHLVVTEELSVGDYVLSGGEPACLVVIDAMVRLLPGAMGDEESAASDSFSPGWNGGLDCAYYTRPAEYRGLQVPEVLLSGHHARIEAWRRDEATARTRERRPDLQEGSGSEGGTAKQDGAPGEKTPQT from the coding sequence ATGCGGATCTCCATCGTCACCTTGTTCCCTGACTTCTTCACCTCGCCCTTGGGGGCGGGCCTGATCCACCGCGCCCGGGCCCAAGGACTGGTGCAGTTCCGCTTCGCCAACCCGCGCGACTGGAGCCGCGACCGGCACAAGAGCGTGGACGATTACGCCTACGGCGGCGGCCCGGGGATGATCCTGCGTCCGGAGCCGCTGGTGGAGGCGGTGGAAAACCTCACCGGCCCAGGGAACCCGCGGCAGCTGCCGGTGCTCCTGCTCTCGCCCCAAGGGCCCACGCTGACCCAGTCGAAGGCGGCGGCGCTGGCGCAGCTGCCCGAAGTCGTCTTCGTCTGCGGCCGTTACAAGGGAATGGACGAGCGCGTCCGCCATCTGGTGGTGACCGAGGAGCTCTCGGTGGGGGACTACGTCCTCTCGGGGGGCGAGCCCGCCTGCCTGGTGGTGATCGACGCCATGGTGCGCCTGCTCCCCGGGGCCATGGGGGACGAGGAGTCGGCGGCGAGCGATTCCTTCAGCCCGGGCTGGAACGGCGGGCTCGATTGCGCCTACTATACGCGGCCCGCCGAATACCGCGGTCTGCAGGTCCCCGAGGTCCTGCTCTCGGGGCACCATGCGCGCATCGAGGCCTGGCGACGGGATGAGGCGACGGCGCGCACCCGCGAGCGCCGGCCCGACCTGCAAGAAGGTTCAGGAAGCGAAGGCGGCACGGCGAAGCAAGACGGCGCGCCCGGAGAGAAGACGCCGCAGACTTGA
- the rimM gene encoding ribosome maturation factor RimM (Essential for efficient processing of 16S rRNA), protein MAVEIVLGTLVKPLGLTGELKLQESEDFWAAALDSAKLHLVRGEERRPVQLEGARTHSAGMRALRLAGVTRREEAEDLVGAVLAIDAEGMDVPPPAEPRNFQRLGFEVRLPDDSILGRVEAILHLPAHPVFVVRSETREYLVPDVPAFVRELDLERRILRIEPVPGLLEL, encoded by the coding sequence ATGGCGGTGGAAATCGTTCTCGGCACGCTGGTGAAGCCCTTGGGGCTCACAGGGGAACTGAAGCTGCAGGAGAGCGAAGACTTCTGGGCCGCGGCCCTGGACAGCGCCAAGCTCCATCTGGTCCGCGGGGAGGAGCGCCGGCCGGTGCAACTCGAAGGGGCGCGCACCCACAGCGCCGGCATGCGGGCGCTGCGTCTCGCCGGGGTGACGCGGCGCGAGGAAGCGGAGGATCTGGTGGGGGCGGTGCTCGCCATCGATGCTGAGGGCATGGACGTGCCGCCGCCGGCGGAGCCGCGGAACTTCCAGCGGCTCGGCTTCGAAGTGCGCCTGCCGGACGATTCCATCCTCGGACGGGTGGAAGCGATCCTGCATCTGCCGGCCCATCCGGTCTTCGTGGTGCGCAGCGAGACGCGGGAGTATCTCGTTCCCGATGTGCCGGCCTTCGTGCGCGAGCTCGACCTGGAGCGCCGGATCCTGCGCATCGAGCCCGTGCCGGGTCTCCTGGAGCTGTAG
- a CDS encoding KH domain-containing protein yields MQRLLEFVARTLVDDPAAVQVHERRTEGAVVFELSVAPADLGKVIGKHGRTAHALRLLLSAAAQRRGCKAVLEIKE; encoded by the coding sequence ATGCAAAGGCTCCTGGAGTTCGTCGCCCGCACGCTGGTGGACGATCCAGCGGCGGTGCAAGTGCACGAGCGCCGCACCGAGGGCGCGGTCGTGTTCGAGCTCTCCGTGGCTCCCGCCGACCTGGGCAAGGTCATCGGCAAGCACGGGCGGACCGCGCATGCCCTGCGTTTGCTGCTGTCGGCGGCGGCGCAGCGCCGCGGCTGCAAGGCCGTGCTGGAGATCAAGGAGTGA
- the ffh gene encoding signal recognition particle protein has translation MFEVLSQRLDGVFRRWRGEALLSETNIAESLREVRTALLEADVQLQVARDFVTRVQEKALGQEVLRSLQPGQLLIKIVHEELVALLGGRTEDLLLSGPPPAVLLLVGLQGSGKTTLAAKLGALLLRRGHKPLLAAADVYRPAAAAQLEMLGQQAGIPVFSRPELSDVPEIARQARRAAREQLRDVLIVDSAGRLHVDDALMHELEAVRAAVPPQETLLVLDAMTGQEALRVAQEFDRRLALTGVALTKLDGDARGGAALSLRTVLGKPIKLVGVGEGLEDLETFHPERMAQRILGMGDVLTLVEKAQEVYDEEQAQQLERKLRREKLTLEDFLEQLQAMRKMGPLDKVLGLLPGVPAAALAQARQQIEARQLHRVQGIVHSMTPAERRSPRLIDGSRRRRIARGSGTSVQEVNQLLTQFEQMQRMMKSMTANPRQAVRTAARSVAAGPARRRYGSKRKRH, from the coding sequence GTGTTCGAGGTCCTGAGTCAACGTCTGGATGGCGTCTTCCGCCGCTGGCGCGGCGAGGCGCTCCTCAGCGAGACGAACATCGCCGAGAGCCTGCGCGAAGTGCGCACCGCGCTCCTCGAGGCGGACGTGCAGCTGCAGGTGGCGCGGGACTTCGTCACCCGGGTGCAGGAAAAAGCCCTCGGTCAGGAGGTGCTCCGCAGCCTGCAGCCGGGACAGCTGCTGATCAAGATCGTGCACGAGGAGCTGGTGGCCCTCCTCGGCGGCCGCACCGAGGATCTGCTGCTCTCCGGACCGCCGCCGGCGGTGCTGCTGCTCGTGGGTCTGCAGGGTTCGGGAAAGACGACGCTGGCGGCCAAGCTCGGGGCGCTGCTGCTGCGGCGCGGGCACAAGCCGCTCCTCGCAGCTGCCGACGTCTATCGTCCCGCGGCAGCGGCGCAGCTGGAGATGCTCGGCCAGCAAGCGGGGATCCCGGTCTTTTCCCGCCCCGAGCTGAGCGATGTGCCCGAGATCGCCCGCCAGGCGCGACGGGCCGCCCGCGAGCAGCTGCGCGACGTGCTCATCGTCGACAGCGCCGGCCGCCTGCACGTGGACGACGCGCTGATGCACGAGCTCGAAGCGGTGCGCGCTGCGGTGCCGCCGCAGGAAACGCTCCTCGTCCTCGATGCCATGACCGGGCAGGAAGCGCTGCGGGTGGCGCAGGAGTTCGACCGCCGCCTGGCCCTCACCGGGGTGGCGCTGACCAAGCTCGACGGCGACGCCCGCGGCGGCGCGGCGCTGTCGCTGCGCACGGTGCTCGGCAAACCCATCAAGCTCGTCGGCGTCGGTGAGGGCCTGGAGGATCTGGAGACCTTCCATCCGGAACGGATGGCGCAGCGCATCCTCGGCATGGGTGACGTGCTCACCCTGGTGGAGAAGGCGCAAGAGGTTTACGACGAGGAACAGGCGCAGCAGCTGGAACGCAAGCTGCGCCGAGAGAAGCTGACGCTGGAAGATTTCCTGGAGCAGCTGCAGGCGATGCGCAAGATGGGGCCGCTGGACAAGGTCCTGGGTCTCCTTCCTGGCGTTCCGGCGGCGGCCCTGGCCCAGGCACGGCAGCAGATCGAAGCGCGCCAGCTGCATCGGGTGCAGGGAATCGTGCACTCCATGACCCCGGCGGAGCGGCGCAGCCCGCGGCTCATCGACGGTTCGCGGCGCCGGCGCATCGCCCGGGGGAGCGGCACCAGCGTGCAGGAAGTGAATCAGTTGTTGACGCAGTTCGAGCAGATGCAACGCATGATGAAGAGCATGACGGCGAATCCACGCCAGGCCGTGCGCACTGCCGCCCGCAGTGTGGCGGCCGGTCCGGCGCGGCGGCGCTACGGCAGCAAGCGCAAGCGTCACTAG
- the rpe gene encoding ribulose-phosphate 3-epimerase — MTSWRPHPTDTPAVAPSLLAADWSRIDAEVAAVEAAGADLLHLDVMDGQFVDNITIGPVVIRGLRQMTRLYLDAHLMVQEPGRYVEAFRAAGCDGITVHAEAAADVGGTLEAVRRSGARVGLALNPATPLAPFTAHLASIDLLLVMSVQPGHGGQAFRPEVLSKVEEAVRWRRERGLAFAVEMDGGIDAETAILARRAGVDVLVAGTAIFRRPPYGARIEALRAAGSGLSA; from the coding sequence TTGACCTCGTGGCGTCCACACCCGACTGACACCCCCGCTGTGGCGCCGTCGCTCCTCGCCGCCGACTGGAGCCGCATCGACGCAGAGGTTGCCGCGGTCGAAGCGGCCGGCGCCGACCTCCTGCATCTGGACGTGATGGACGGACAGTTCGTCGACAACATCACTATCGGCCCCGTGGTCATCCGCGGCCTGCGCCAGATGACACGGCTCTACCTCGACGCCCACCTCATGGTCCAAGAACCTGGGCGCTACGTGGAGGCCTTCCGCGCCGCTGGTTGCGACGGCATCACCGTGCACGCCGAAGCGGCGGCGGACGTGGGTGGCACGCTGGAAGCAGTGCGCCGGAGCGGCGCGCGGGTGGGTCTGGCACTCAATCCCGCCACCCCGCTCGCTCCTTTCACCGCTCACCTCGCCAGCATCGACCTGCTCCTGGTGATGAGCGTGCAGCCCGGCCACGGCGGCCAGGCCTTCCGCCCGGAAGTCCTGTCCAAGGTAGAAGAGGCGGTGCGCTGGCGCCGTGAGCGCGGCCTGGCTTTCGCCGTCGAGATGGATGGCGGCATCGATGCAGAGACCGCGATCCTGGCGCGCCGGGCCGGTGTGGACGTCCTCGTGGCCGGGACCGCCATCTTCCGCCGGCCGCCCTACGGGGCGCGCATCGAGGCGCTCCGCGCCGCCGGGAGCGGACTTTCCGCTTGA
- a CDS encoding PASTA domain-containing protein — MRRFLILLAALAGAFALGVLVFNTIVMPRFVQHGAMVTVPELVGLGLEEAQAVCTKLGLQLRVEDRRHADGVPNNQVLVQIPAAGGVVKPGRTLRVHVSLGTEQVSLPDVRGLSLRQATLQLENAHLSVGRISKVYARQDADAEGQVVQAMRPRPGEPVTSGGKVDLVVATSGHPEPFLVPDFGGRSLEEARKQIEAQGFRVGRVTYRSKAGAYPGTVLEHFPAAGALIMRGESIDLVASTPD, encoded by the coding sequence ATGCGCCGTTTCCTGATTTTGCTCGCCGCTCTGGCCGGTGCTTTCGCCCTGGGTGTCCTCGTTTTCAACACCATCGTCATGCCGCGCTTCGTCCAGCACGGCGCCATGGTCACCGTCCCCGAATTGGTCGGGCTCGGTCTCGAGGAAGCGCAAGCTGTCTGCACCAAGCTCGGTTTGCAACTCCGCGTGGAGGATCGGCGCCACGCTGACGGTGTCCCCAACAATCAAGTGCTGGTGCAGATCCCCGCCGCCGGTGGCGTGGTGAAACCGGGGCGCACGCTCCGCGTGCACGTGAGCCTCGGCACCGAGCAGGTGAGCCTCCCCGACGTGCGCGGCTTGTCGCTGCGGCAAGCCACCTTGCAGCTCGAGAACGCCCATCTCAGCGTCGGCCGCATCTCCAAGGTCTACGCCCGCCAGGATGCGGACGCCGAGGGCCAGGTGGTGCAGGCGATGCGCCCACGCCCCGGCGAGCCGGTGACGAGCGGTGGCAAGGTGGATCTCGTCGTCGCCACCAGCGGTCACCCGGAGCCATTTCTCGTCCCGGACTTCGGCGGGCGTTCCTTGGAGGAAGCGCGCAAGCAGATCGAAGCCCAGGGCTTCCGCGTCGGCCGGGTCACCTATCGCAGCAAGGCCGGAGCCTATCCTGGTACGGTGCTGGAGCACTTCCCGGCGGCGGGTGCGCTCATCATGCGGGGAGAATCGATTGACCTCGTGGCGTCCACACCCGACTGA